The region TGCTCTGCCCGCTGCTGGTGCTCGTCGTGGTGCTGGCCTCCCCGCACAGCGCGGCCCAGGGCGCCCTCCTCCCGGACGTGCTGTCCCACGGCGACGAGCTCGAACGGGGCTTCGCAGTCCGGCAGATCACCAACCAGACCGCGCAGATCGCCGGGTTCGCGGTCGGCGGCGTCCTCGTCACCCTGATCGGCCCCGAGATCGCGATCCTGATCAACGCCGGCACGTTCCTGCTCTCGGCCCTGGTCGTGCGGCTGGGTGTACGCCGCCGCCCCGCCCCGCCCCGCGGCCCCGGCCTCGACGCCGCCTCCGGGTTCCGGATTTTCACCACGGACATCCGCGAGGGCGCCGCAGCCGTGTTCACCCATCCCGGCCTGCGGACGCTGGCGGCCGCCGTGTGGCTCGTCGGCTGTTACGTCGCGCCGGAGGCGCTGGCCGTGCCCTTCGTCGACGACCTCGGCGCCGACCCCGCCGCCGTGGGGCTCCTGATGGCGGCGGACCCGGCCGGCAGCGTGATCGGCGCCGTGATCGTGAGCCGCTGGGTGCCCGACGCCTGGCGGGAGCGGGTGATCATCCCCGCGGCCGCGCTCGCGGGGCTGCCGCTCGTGGCCTCGCTGTTCGCGCCGAACGTCGCGGTCGTCGTCGTCCTGTGGGGCCTTACCGGGGCGCTGTGCACGATCAGCCTCGTCCCGGCGCAGGCAGTCTTCGTCCGGACGACGCCCGGTGCGGTGCGCGGGCGCGCGACGGGGCTGGCCGCGTCCGGCCTGATCGCCGCGCAGGGCCTCGCCATGCTGGTCTGCGGGGGAGTGGCCCAGATCTGGTCCGCGGGTGTCGCGGTCGCGGTGTGCGGCGCGGGCGGGCTCGCCGCGGCGCTGGCCCTGGGGGCGACGCGCGGCGGGCGTGAGGTCTCCGCGGCGCACCGGGTCGACGGCGACGCGAGCTGCGCGACGCCCTGACGCCCGCGGAGGAGACCCGCCCGGCGGTGCAGGGACGGTGCGAGGATGCGGTCCGGACGGACCGACGGTCACCAGGAGCGGTTGGCCGGTCCCGTGCGGTTTGCCCGCCGCGGTGTGGCGAGCGGCGTGCGGCTGGACGTTCCAGTCTCCGACACCTGCGGGGCCACCCACGGGTGGACTTCGGGCCTTCGGTCTCGCACTCCCTGGCCGGCGCTCCGGCTCTGGGACCGGTTCCGCGCGGTGCGTCACTGAGCCGGACGGACGAACGCGACACGGCGTCTGCGCGGAGGCCCAGGACGATCACGCGCGGCGTCGCCCCGAGACGCGCGAACCTGAGAACGGGGAGGCACGGTGCGCCTCCGCACGGCCGCGGAGACGATCTTCTTCTTGGCCCAGCGGGATGCGCCGAAAAGGTCGCCGGGCGGTACACCTGCGCCGTGTGCAAGGGTATGTCGTGGCCGGTCTCGGGGACGTGGTGACGAGACTTCTCGACATATCGGGGACGTCGTACTCCTGCATTGTCGACGGCGCATCGGCCCGCATTCTGGCGGAATCCGGAGAACGGTCGGACGACACCGTCGATCCGCTCGTTCTCGTGCCGTTGGCCCGCGTGCACGGTTCGGACGGCGCGGCGGTCGAGGACGTCATGATCACGTCCCAGCGGTGGCTGCACGTGCTGCGCCCGGCCGTGGACCCGGACGGCGCCGAGCTGCTCCTCTACATCCTGCTGCGCCGGGGCCCGGCGAACCTGGCGCTCGCACGCCGCGAGCTCGGCGCCGCCAGGGCGGCGCTCGCGAGCGGGCGGCCCTTCTCCCCGAGGGTCGGACCCGGGGTGACCGGCCGCACCGACGGCTCCACGGGTGCGCCCCCGCAGGGCAGGGACGGGCCCCGCGTCGGGACCGGCGGCAGCGGGACCCCGGCGCCGGTGCGGGGGACGCCGACGCCCACCGGCTCGCTCGCCGGGTCCCTGTACCGCGTCGCGGGGCCGCGGCCGAACGGCGGCGCAAGCTCGGTCGACCCGGTGAATACCCAGGTCAGCCGGGATGTCGACGCCAGGGTGCCGGCCCCGCGTCGCGGCGGCGCCCCGCTGGTCCGGCCCGCCGAGAGGCCCCCGCCCGCGCCCACCCGGGCGGCGGGCGCCGAGGTCGGGGGGCGCGCCGTGCCGTCGGGGGCCCGTGCCGCCGGTCCCGCACGCCCCACGGCTCCCGCGTCGGACCGCGCGCGGGCGCCGGCGCAGCGGCGCGACGGCCCGGCGAGGAGTCGGCCCGCCGGGGCCGTCGAGCGAGGACCGATCGCCGCGCTGCCCCGGAGGCCGGGGACGACGGTCCTGCCCCGCCTCGAAGAGCAGGACGGCTCGGGCGCGCCGGTCCCCGAACGGCTCGGCCACGAGCCCGTCCCGGCCCCCCGCGGCGTCCCCGCACCGGAGGCTACGCAGTCCTGGGCGACCGACGCGCCGGCGCTGCGACGCCTGCTCGTCGCCTTACGCAGACTGGTGTGAAGAAACTCCGGCGATAACGCTCACCTTCCACTACTCGACCCCCGGCTTGATTCGGCAGCGAAGTCAGCTAATGTTCGGGTTCCCCGAACCGCCCCCCGTGAATGTGAAGATCGCGCCTCCTTCGGGGCCGCGATCGGAGGTAGACATGAGCAATATCGACCATTCCCTCGACATGGCCGCCAACATCAAGGGCGCGTTCGCCGTCGCCCTGGTGGACTACGACAGCGGCATGACGCTGGGCTCGCGCGGTGGCAGCGCAGAGTTCGACCTGGACGTCGCGGCGCCCGGCAACAGCGACGTCATCCGCACCAAGATCGAGGTCGTCGAGAAGCTCGGCCTGCGGGAGTCCGTCGAGGACATCCTGATCACCCTGGACACCCAGTACCACCTGCTGCGCCTCATCCGCGGCCTGCCCGACGAGAAGCTGTTCTTCTACGTGGCGCTCAACCGGGCGCAGGCCAACCTGGCCATGGCGCGACGGGACCTGAAGGTCATCGAGCAGGAGTTCTACATGTCCCACCCGGCGTCGAACCAGCCCCGGCAGGGCGGGCAGAACGCCGACCAGTACTTCCAGCCCACCGCCCAGCGCTGACCCGGCGCGCGTCAGGCATCCCCGGAGCGTGAACCCGCTCGTGCCGCCGTCACCGAACGGCGAGTCCGTCCCCGGCAGTCCCGGTGTGCTCCGTGGAGCAGGGCGGGAACTCGTCCGCCTTCCCGCGGTGCTCGCCTGCGCGTTGGTGGACGCGGGGAGCGGGATGGTGCTCGACGCGCATGTGACGGGCCGGACACCGGGCGGCGTCGACGGCCTGGCCGACGTCGCCGCGGCGCAGCTCGAGCTCGTCCGTACCGCCGAGGACCTGCGGGCGGGGGCTCCCTGGGCCGGGCACCCGGCGGAGATCGTGGTTGCCCACGGCCCGGGGCTGTTCCATCTGGTCCGGCCCGTCGCGGACCCCTACGGTGACGGGCTGGTCCTCGCCGTCCTGGTCGCCGCGCCGGAACGGAACCTGCGCCGGGTCCGGCGGAAGCTCGACAAGATCGAGCCCGCGTCCCTGGTACCGGGCAGGCCGGTCGCCGCGCCCCGGGAGACTCCGCCCGCTCCGGCTCCCCCCGGGAATCCGTGGCGACGGCGGCCCGCAGGCCGGTGGTCCGCGGCGCGGGACCCTTCGGCGGGGAAGCTTCGGTCGTTCGGATCGCGGGGCCGGGCCCCGTAGCTGGTTCCGGGGCCGCGTTCCGGCCCTCCGCGACCGGGCCGGAACGGGGGACCCCGGGACCGCCGGACCGGCCTGCCCCGGATCGGCCTGCCCGGACCCGATTGCCCGCTACCGGCCTGCCCCGGGCCGCCGCCCGGACACCCCTCGTCCGGGCGTCTCCGAGCCGGCCCCGGCCGTGCCCGGTCTCGGGCAGATCGATCCCCGCACCGCCGCCGGGCTCGCGGGAGCGGCCCGCGGGCACTTCGGCTGGTTCAACGACGACCGCCTCGATCCCGCCCCGGTGCCCCCCGGACGTCCGCGGCCCGCCTCCTCCCTGTCCGCGATTGCGGCGGGACGGCCGCGGCGGTCACCCGGGGAGCGAGCGCTCCCCGAGCGCCCGGTCGCCCGGGCCCTCCGCTCGACGGGCACCGGCCCCGCCGACGGTCCGCCGCCGCGCTCCTGATCCGGTCAGGGGTGCATCCGCAGCCCCCTTCAGGATCTTGTCGATGGCGGGCTTCACCGCGTCCGCGTAGGGCTCGCCGACGTCCCGCGCACCGGCCTCGTACGTTCCTGACGTGCGCACACCGCGCAGGTCAGGGCGTGGCGTCCGGCGTCGCCCGGCATCACCGAGGTCTTCCACGCCCGGATCACCGACACGCCTACCCGTCCACCCCCACGACGCCTGGACCCTGCTGATCGTCGACGACGGCGCCGTCCGCTTCG is a window of Pseudonocardia sp. T1-2H DNA encoding:
- a CDS encoding MFS transporter; this translates as MRHGRGHTASVFRNPEFRALWAAELVSVAGDQLARVAFSVLVYGRTGSAAWVAAVYALTFLPALLGGVLLGWVADRLPRRRVMVVADAARALLVLPLAWPGLPFALLCPLLVLVVVLASPHSAAQGALLPDVLSHGDELERGFAVRQITNQTAQIAGFAVGGVLVTLIGPEIAILINAGTFLLSALVVRLGVRRRPAPPRGPGLDAASGFRIFTTDIREGAAAVFTHPGLRTLAAAVWLVGCYVAPEALAVPFVDDLGADPAAVGLLMAADPAGSVIGAVIVSRWVPDAWRERVIIPAAALAGLPLVASLFAPNVAVVVVLWGLTGALCTISLVPAQAVFVRTTPGAVRGRATGLAASGLIAAQGLAMLVCGGVAQIWSAGVAVAVCGAGGLAAALALGATRGGREVSAAHRVDGDASCATP